Proteins encoded by one window of Gammaproteobacteria bacterium:
- the modA gene encoding Molybdate-binding protein ModA, producing MKFCITFAALAISSISLADEVSVAVSTNFIAPMQKIAADFEEETGHKAQLAFGATGKFYTQIKNGAPFEILLAADEKTPEKMEKEGIGVANSRFTYAIGRLVLWSAEPHVVDPEGKVLRNGQFEHLALANPKLAPYGAAAMEVMENLGLQHDLQPKFVLGENIAQTQQFVSTGNAEMGFIALSQVFKDGRITNGSAWIVPSNLYRKIRQDAIMLDKGKENPSADSFMKYLHSEKAIVVIRRYGYEI from the coding sequence ATGAAATTCTGCATCACATTCGCTGCCCTTGCTATTTCTAGTATTTCCCTCGCCGATGAAGTCTCGGTAGCAGTTTCCACCAACTTCATCGCGCCGATGCAAAAAATTGCTGCCGATTTTGAAGAAGAGACTGGTCACAAGGCCCAACTTGCTTTCGGCGCTACAGGCAAGTTTTACACCCAGATCAAGAACGGCGCACCGTTTGAGATATTGCTCGCCGCTGATGAAAAAACACCGGAAAAGATGGAAAAGGAAGGCATTGGTGTAGCTAATAGCCGTTTTACCTATGCCATAGGTAGATTGGTATTGTGGTCCGCTGAGCCCCACGTTGTAGACCCAGAGGGTAAGGTACTCAGGAATGGCCAGTTTGAACATTTAGCGTTGGCTAATCCAAAACTAGCGCCCTACGGTGCCGCTGCCATGGAAGTCATGGAAAATTTGGGTCTGCAACATGACCTCCAACCGAAATTTGTCCTCGGCGAGAATATTGCCCAAACTCAGCAATTTGTTTCTACCGGCAATGCTGAAATGGGCTTTATCGCTCTGTCGCAGGTATTCAAGGACGGTAGGATCACGAATGGATCGGCGTGGATCGTTCCGTCTAATTTATATCGGAAAATTCGCCAAGACGCGATCATGCTCGATAAAGGAAAAGAGAATCCATCTGCGGATTCGTTTATGAAATATTTACACAGCGAAAAAGCCATAGTAGTAATTAGGCGCTATGGTTACGAGATTTAA